CTTGTACAAATGAAAGGAGAGCATACACTTGTCCATCACTAGTCTACTACAACAAACTTCATTACTTCCTGAGCATTACCGCACATTATCAACGACCGAAATGGAGTCTCGAATTTTAGCTATTAAAAAGAAACTAGGTAAGAAGCTTTTTATTCCTGGACATCACTATCAAAAAGATGAAGTGATTCAATTTGCTGATGCCACAGGAGATTCCTTACAGCTTGCTCAAATTTCTGCTGCTAATACAGAAGCAGAACATATCGTTTTTTGTGGAGTACATTTTATGGCCGAGACGGCTGATATGCTCACTACTGAAAGACAGCATGTTTATTTACCTGATATGCGTGCAGGTTGTTCTATGGCAGATATGGCGGATATTTATCAAACAGAGCAAGCTTGGCCTATTTTACAACAACTTTTTGGCAATACAATATTGCCGTTAACATATGTAAATTCGACTGCAGCCATTAAAGCATTTACTGGTCGTCACGGTGGAGCTTGCGTAACCTCCTCTAATGCTAAAGAAATGGTAAAATGGGCTTTTTCACAAAAGCAGCGTATTTTATTTTTACCAGATCAGCATTTGGGTAGAAACACTGCTTTTGACTTAGGTGTTCCACTAGAAAGTATGGCGGTTTGGAATCCTCATACAAATACACTTGAAACAGACCAATCACCAGAAAAAATCAAAGTCATATTGTGGAAAGGACACTGTTCGGTGCATGAAGGTTTTACAGTACAACATACTGCTAAGGTTCGTCAAACATATCCAAATATGCGCATTATTGTTCATCCTGAATGTAGCCGTGAAGTGGTAGCTGCTGCAGATGATGCAGGCTCTACAAAATATATTCTCTATACGATTAATAACGCCCCAAGCGGCTCGGCGTGGGCAATCGGAACAGAAATGAATCTAGTAAACCGCATTATTCAACAACATCCTGATAAACATATAATCTCTTTAAACGAAAACTTCTGCCCTTGTCTTACAATGAATCGAATCGACCTTCCACATTTACTTTGGTCACTTGAAAGTATTGAGCAAGGCAAGCCACATAATCGCATTCAAGTGGATGCGTCAACGGCTGAAGAAGCTCGTAGCTCTCTTGAAAGAATGCTATCACGTAGTTAAGCAAAAAATCGTCTACCGATTTAATGGTAGACGATTTTTAAAATGATCTAGACAAAAAAAACACAGTCGCTATGATTGCTCATATCGACTGTGTTTTAGTATGACCCCTACGGGATTCGAACCCGTGTTACCGCCGTGAAAGGGCGGTGTCTTAACCGCTTGACCAAGGGGCCAATGGCGGAGAAGGAGGGATTTGAACCCTCGCGCCGGTTACCCGACCTACACCCTTAGCAGGGGCGCCTCTTCAGCCTCTTGAGTACTTCCCCATAAATAAAAAAATGGCTCCGAAGGCAGGACTCGAACCTGCGACAACCTGATTAACAGTCAGGTGCTACTACCAACTGAGCTACTTCGGAATAATGGTGGGCCTAAATGGACTCGAACCATCGACCTCACGCTTATCAGGCGTGCGCTCTAACCAGCTGAGCTATAGGCCCATTGGAGCGGGTGATGAGAATCGAACTCACGACATCAGCTTGGAAGGCTGAGGTTTTACCATTAAACTACACCCGCGTATATGGTGGGTCAGGACGGAATCGAACCGCCGACACTTAGAGCTTCAATCTAATGCTCTACCAACTGAGCTACTGACCCATATACTTTGACTGAACCTATTTTAAAATGGCGGTCCCGACCGGGATCGAACCGGCGATCTCCTGCGTGACAGGCAGGCATGTTAACCGCTACACCACGGGACCATTTGGTTGCGGGGGCTGGATTTGAACCAACGACCTTCGGGTTATGAGCCCGACGAGCTACCACTGCTCCACCCCGCGATAATATGTTTATTCACTTCGAGTTTTTTGTACACCATTTCTAAAATTAAAACTGGAGGAGGTAGAGGGATTCGAACCCCCGCGCGGTGTTACCCGCCTGTCGGTTTTCAAGACCGATCCCTTCAGCCAGACTTGGGTATACCTCCGTACTATTATATAAATGGTGGACCTTGCAGGACTCGAACCTGCGACCGGACGGTTATGAGCCGTCTGCTCTAACCAACTGAGCTAAAGGTCCTTTAAGATGGCGGCAGAGGGGATCGAACCCCCGACCTTACGGGTATGAACCGTACGCTCTAGCCAGCTGAGCTACGCCGCCAGGATCTTTATACTGGTTATAAATTATGGTGGAGCCTAGCGGGATCGAACCGCTGACCTCCTGCGTGCAAGGCAGGCGCTCTCCCAGCTGAGCTAAGGCCCCATAAGTTACAAGTTTTTGAAAATGGTCGGGAAGACAGGATTCGAACCTGCGACCCCTTGGTCCCAAACCAAGTGCTCTACCAAGCTGAGCTACTTCCCGTTCATTTATTGGCGCGCCCGGCAGGAGTCGAACCCACAACCTTCTGATCCGTAGTCAGACGCTCTATCCAATTGAGCTACGGGCGCTTGATAAAATGGTGCCGAGGGCCGGAATCGAACCGGCACGGTAGTCACCTACCGCAGGATTTTAAGTCCTGTGCGTCTGCCAGTTCCGCCACCCCGGCACATTGGAGCGGAAGACGAGGTTCGAACTCGCGACCCCCACCTTGGCAAGGTGGTGTTCTACCACTGAACTACTTCCGCATGTGCATAAGATTATTTATCCTGGCAATTATCAAATTCAAATAAAATGGTGCGGGTGAAGGGAGTCGAACCCCCACGCCTTGCGGCGCTAGATCCTAAGTCTAGTGCGTCTGCCAATTCCGCCACACCCGCATCTTATTGTTGGCAATTAAAAATGGTGAGCCATGAAGGACTCGAACCTTCGACCCTCTGATTAAAAGTCAGATGCTCTACCAACTGAGCTAATGGCTCAAAAAATGGTGCCGGCTATAGGAATCGAACCCACGACCTACTGATTACAAGTCAGTTGCTCTACCTGCTGAGCTAAACCGGCATATGGTGGAGGATGACGGGCTCGAACCGCCGACCCTCTGCTTGTAAGGCAGATGCTCTCCCAGCTGAGCTAATCCTCCTGGGTATTATGCCTAGCGACGTCCTACTCTCACAGGGGGAAGCCCCCAACTACCATCGGCGCTAAAGAGCTTAACTTCCGTGTTCGGTATGGGAACGGGTGTGACCTCTTTGCCATCATCACTAGACTATATTCGACCTCCAATACACGGCGTATTACTGTGTCTTGAAGCTCTCTTTTTAGAAAGATTGTTCTTTCAAAACTGGATAAACGGTTCATTGAATGTTTCAAACTTTTTGGTTAAGTCCTCGATCGATTAGTATTCGTCAGCTCCATGTGTCACCACACTTCCACCTCGAACCTATCTACCTCATCGTCTTTGAGGGATCTTACTTACTTGCGTAATGGGAAATCTCATCTTGAGGGGGGCTTCATGCTTAGATGCTTTCAGCACTTATCCCGTCCACACATAGCTACCCAGCGATGCCTTTGGCAAGACAACTGGTACACCAGCGGTGTGTCCATCCCGGTCCTCTCGTACTAAGGACAGCTCCTCTCAAATTTCCTACGCCCACGACGGATAGGGACCGAACTGTCTCACGACGTTCTGAACCCAGCTCGCGTACCGCTTTAATGGGCGAACAGCCCAACCCTTGGGACCGACTACAGCCCCAGGATGCGATGAGCCGACATCGAGGTGCCAAACCTCCCCGTCGATGTGGACTCTTGGGGGAGATAAGCCTGTTATCCCCGGGGTAGCTTTTATCCGTTGAGCGATGGCCCTTCCATGCGGAACCACCGGATCACTAAGCCCGTCTTTCGACCCTGCTCGACTTGTAGGTCTCGCAGTCAAGCTCCCTTGTGCCTTTACACTCTACGAATGATTTCCAACCATTCTGAGGGAACCTTTGGGCGCCTCCGTTACCTTTTAGGAGGCGACCGCCCCAGTCAAACTGTCCGCCTGACACTGTCTCCTGCCCCGCTAAGGGGCATGGGTTAGAATTTCAATACAACCAGGGTAGTATCCCACCGACGCCTCCTTCGAAGCTGGCGCTCCGAGATCTCTGGCTCCTACCTATCCTGTACAAGTTGTACCAAAATTCAATATCAGGCTACAGTAAAGCTCCACGGGGTCTTTCCGTCCTGTCGCGGGTAACCTGCATCTTCACAGGTACTATAATTTCACCGAGTCTCTCGTTGAGACAGTGCCCAGATCGTTACGCCTTTCGTGCGGGTCGGAACTTACCCGACAAGGAATTTCGCTACCTTAGGACCGTTATAGTTACGGCCGCCGTTTACTGGGGCTTCAATTCGCAGCTTCGCTTGCGCTAACCACTCCTCTTAACCTTCCAGCACCGGGCAGGCGTCAGCCCCTATACGTCACCTTACGGTTTTGCAGAGACCTGTGTTTTTGCTAAACAGTCGCCTGGGCCTATTCACTGCGGCTCTCATGCGCTTGCACGCTCAAGAGCACCCCTTCTCCCGAAGTTACGGGGTCATTTTGCCGAGTTCCTTAACGAGAGTTCTCTCGCACACCTTAGGATTCTCTCCTCGACTACCTGTGTCGGTTTGCGGTACGGGCACCTCTCACCTCGATAGAGGCTTTTCTTGGCAGTGTGAAATCAGGAACTTCGTCCATACGGACTCGCCATCACAGCTCAACGTTACAGTGTGCGGATTTGCCTACACACACGCCTTACTGCTTGGACGCGCACAACCAACGGCGCGCTTACCCTATCCTACTGCGTCCCCCCATTTCTCAAACGGTGAGGAGGTGGTACAGGAATATCAACCTGTTGTCCATCGCCTACGCCTATCGGCCTCGGCTTAGGTCCCGACTAACCCTGAGCGGACGAGCCTTCCTCAGGAAACCTTAGTCATACGGTGGACGGGATTCTCACCCGTCTTTCGCTACTCATACCGGCATTCTCACTTCTAAGCGCTCCACCAGTCCTTCCGGTCTGACTTCAACGCACTTAGAACGCTCTCCTACCACTGACATCGTAGATGTCAATCCACAGCTTCGGTGAATCGTTTAGCCCCGATACATTTTCGGCGCAGCGTCACTCGACCAGTGAGCTATTACGCACTCTTTAAATGATGGCTGCTTCTAAGCCAACATCCTGGTTGTCTGTGCAACGCCACATCCTTTTCCACTTAACGATTACTTTGGGACCTTAGCTGGTGGTCTGGGCTGTTTCCCTTTTGACTACGGATCTTATCACTCGCAGTCTGACTCCCGTGTATAAATATCTGGCATTCGGAGTTTGTCTGAATTCGGTAAACCGGGATGGCCCCCTAGTCCAAACAGTGCTCTACCTCCAGTATTCTCATCACGAGGCTAGCCCTAAAGCTATTTCGGAGAGAACCAGCTATCTCCAAGTTCGATTGGAATTTCTCCGCTACCCACACCTCATCCCCGCACTTTTCAACGTGCGTGGGTTCGGGCCTCCAGTAAGTGTTACCTCACCTTCACCCTGGACATGGGTAGATCACCTGGTTTCGGGTCTACGACCACGTACTAATTCGCCCTATTCAGACTCGCTTTCGCTGCGGCTCCGCCTTCTAAAGCTTAACCTCGCACGTAATCGTAACTCGCCGGTTCATTCTACAAAAGGCACGCTATCACCCATTAACGGGCTCTAACTACTTGTAGGCACACGGTTTCAGGATCTCTTTCACTCCCCTCCCGGGGTGCTTTTCACCTTTCCCTCACGGTACTGGTTCACTATCGGTCACTAGGTAGTATTTAGCCTTGGGAGATGGTCCTCCCGGATTCCGACGGAATTTCACGTGTTCCGCCGTACTCAGGATCCACTCTGGAGGGAATAAACTTTCGACTACAGGGCTTTTACCTGCTCTGGCGGACCTTTCCAAGTCGCTTCATCTAACTCATTCCTTTGTAACTCCGTATAGAGTGTCCTACAACCCCAAGAGGCAAGCCTCTTGGTTTGGGCTCTTCCCGTTTCGCTCGCCGCTACTCAGGGAATCGATTTTTCTTTCTCTTCCTCCAGGTACTTAGATGTTTCAGTTCCCTGGGTCTGCCTTCAAGACGCTATGTATTCACGTCAAGATACTACGCGATTAAACGTAGTGGGTTCCCCCATTCGGAAATCTCCGGATCAAAGCTCACTTACAGCTCCCCGAAGCATATCGGTGTTAGTGCCGTCCTTCTTCGGCTCCTAGTGCCAAGGCATTCGCCGTGCGCCCTTAATAACTTAACCTGCAGCTTCCGATATACATCGTAATCCAGCGTCAGCTTCATTCGTTCGGTCAGTCACGTACAGAGGTACGCTCCTTCTCTCACTCAATCGCTTCCTTGTCTTACTCGTATCTCGAAACCTTCATTTGTTATTAAGCCTATAAAAAACTTAAAAAATAAATGTGTTTGTTACAATTTCAATGTCGTTTTATCCAGTTTTCAAAGAACAAATTCACTACCTGTTTCTACTTCTTCGCAAATTTGCGACGAAAGCGTAGCGACAGGAGCACAGTTTTGAAGTATTTCATCGTAATGATGAACCTTCAAAACTGAACGCAAAACGTAATCTTACAAACCCAAGGTTTGTATTCCGAAAATATCCTTAGAAAGGAGGTGATCCAGCCGCACCTTCCGATACGGCTACCTTGTTACGACTTCACCCCAATCATCTATCCCACCTTCGGCGGCTGGCTCCAAAAGGTTACCTCACCGACTTCGGGTGTTACAAACTCTCGTGGTGTGACGGGCGGTGTGTACAAGGCCCGGGAACGTATTCACCGCGGCATGCTGATCCGCGATTACTAGCGATTCCGGCTTCATGTAGGCGAGTTGCAGCCTACAATCCGAACTGAGAACGACTTTATCGGATTAGCTCCCTCTCGCGAGTTGGCAACCGTTTGTATCGTCCATTGTAGCACGTGTGTAGCCCAGGTCATAAGGGGCATGATGATTTGACGTCATCCCCACCTTCCTCCGGTTTGTCACCGGCAGTCACCTTAGAGTGCCCAACTAAATGATGGCAACTAAGATCAAGGGTTGCGCTCGTTGCGGGACTTAACCCAACATCTCACGACACGAGCTGACGACAACCATGCACCACCTGTCACCGTTGTCCCCGAAGGGAAAACCATATCTCTACAGTGGTCAACGGGATGTCAAGACCTGGTAAGGTTCTTCGCGTTGCTTCGAATTAAACCACATGCTCCACCGCTTGTGCGGGCCCCCGTCAATTCCTTTGAGTTTCAGTCTTGCGACCGTACTCCCCAGGCGGAGTGCTTAATGCGTTAGCTGCAGCACTAAGGGGCGGAAACCCCCTAACACTTAGCACTCATCGTTTACGGCGTGGACTACCAGGGTATCTAATCCTGTTTGCTCCCCACGCTTTCGCGCCTCAGTGTCAGTTACAGACCAGATAGTCGCCTTCGCCACTGGTGTTCCTCCAAATCTCTACGCATTTCACCGCTACACTTGGAATTCCACTATCCTCTTCTGCACTCAAGTCTCCCAGTTTCCAATGACCCTCCACGGTTGAGCCGTGGGCTTTCACATCAGACTTAAGAAACCACCTGCGCGCGCTTTACGCCCAATAATTCCGGACAACGCTTGCCACCTACGTATTACCGCGGCTGCTGGCACGTAGTTAGCCGTGGCTTTCTAATAAGGTACCGTCAAGGTACAGCCAGTTACTACTGTACTTGTTCTTCCCTTACAACAGAGTTTTACGAACCGAAATCCTTCTTCACTCACGCGGCGTTGCTCCATCAGGCTTTCGCCCATTGTGGAAGATTCCCTACTGCTGCCTCCCGTAGGAGTCTGGGCCGTGTCTCAGTCCCAGTGTGGCCGATCACCCTCTCAGGTCGGCTACGCATCGTCGCCTTGGTGAGCCGTTACCTCACCAACTAGCTAATGCGCCGCGGGCCCATCCTATAGCGACAGCCGAAACCGTCTTTCAGTATTGTCCCATGAGGAACAATAGATTATTCGGTATTAGCCCCGGTTTCCCGGAGTTATCCCAAACTATAAGGTAGGTTGCCCACGTGTTACTCACCCGTCCGCCGCTAACGTCAAAGGAGCAAGCTCCTTCTCTGTTCGCTCGACTTGCATGTATTAGGCACGCCGCCAGCGTTCGTCCTGAGCCAGGATCAAACTCTCCATAAAAGAAATTTGATTAGCTCAAATTGTTTTGCTGGCATCAATTTTGATGTCCAAAATTTTGTTTCGTTCACTAACGAAGTTAGCTAGTAAAAACTATATTGATTACGTTTTGCTTGTTCAGTTTTCAAGGTTCATTTGTTGCCGCTTGTTTTCAGCGACTTTATTATCATAACTTGTATTCAACAAGAAGTCAACAACTTTTTAATTCTTTATTTTCAAGTCGTCCTTCTTGTTAAGGACAAGTAATAATATATAATATACCAATATAAAAATCAAGCTTTTTTCATAAAAAACTTTAAAATCTTTTTATCATCCACTACAAATAGTAGAATCCCTGCTATTACAATGCATCCACCAATGATTTGTGTAGCGATTAAATACTCTTTAAAAATAATAAAAGCTAATACTGCCGCTCC
This DNA window, taken from Lysinibacillus sp. FSL M8-0337, encodes the following:
- the nadA gene encoding quinolinate synthase NadA, encoding MSITSLLQQTSLLPEHYRTLSTTEMESRILAIKKKLGKKLFIPGHHYQKDEVIQFADATGDSLQLAQISAANTEAEHIVFCGVHFMAETADMLTTERQHVYLPDMRAGCSMADMADIYQTEQAWPILQQLFGNTILPLTYVNSTAAIKAFTGRHGGACVTSSNAKEMVKWAFSQKQRILFLPDQHLGRNTAFDLGVPLESMAVWNPHTNTLETDQSPEKIKVILWKGHCSVHEGFTVQHTAKVRQTYPNMRIIVHPECSREVVAAADDAGSTKYILYTINNAPSGSAWAIGTEMNLVNRIIQQHPDKHIISLNENFCPCLTMNRIDLPHLLWSLESIEQGKPHNRIQVDASTAEEARSSLERMLSRS